One genomic region from Leifsonia sp. Root1293 encodes:
- a CDS encoding histidine phosphatase family protein translates to MTSSTTRFLLVRHGETDWNRAGRVQGHTDVPLNELGRAQARAAADLLRDAEPSRIIASPLDRAAETAAIIAAAIDGPDVETDRDFIEMQYGEAEGAVWQEVRHLYTDGVVPGAEPRPAVLERSMAALRRIAAESTGTVIITSHGGVINGLTRHTTSPETFPGSAGNGSITEFVVTDSDIRFVGRTPIELPVGADA, encoded by the coding sequence ATGACCTCTTCGACCACCCGATTCCTGCTCGTGCGCCATGGCGAGACCGACTGGAACCGGGCGGGGCGGGTGCAGGGCCACACCGATGTCCCTCTCAACGAACTGGGACGCGCTCAGGCCCGGGCAGCGGCCGATCTTCTGCGCGATGCGGAACCGTCCCGGATCATCGCCAGCCCGCTGGATCGTGCCGCCGAGACCGCGGCCATCATCGCTGCTGCCATCGACGGGCCCGACGTGGAGACCGATCGCGACTTCATCGAGATGCAGTACGGCGAGGCCGAGGGCGCAGTCTGGCAGGAGGTCCGCCACCTCTACACGGATGGCGTCGTTCCGGGCGCCGAGCCCCGACCGGCGGTCCTGGAGCGATCGATGGCAGCCCTCCGCCGCATCGCCGCCGAGTCGACGGGGACCGTCATCATCACCAGCCACGGCGGCGTGATCAACGGTCTCACCCGCCACACCACGTCACCCGAGACGTTCCCCGGCTCGGCGGGCAACGGCTCGATCACCGAGTTCGTCGTGACAGACTCCGACATCCGCTTCGTGGGCCGCACACCGATCGAGCTCCCGGTCGGAGCCGACGCCTGA
- a CDS encoding nitroreductase family deazaflavin-dependent oxidoreductase — translation MASLLDVTRAAVAPLTRTRAFRRTAPTLLPPLERATAWLSRGRVQLSGLLVPSLVLHTTGAKSGLPRDVPLMYCPDGEICIVAGSNFARERHPAWTANLIAHPDAAVSIAGRRMPVQAELIGDDERDAVWARIERQWPGYRAYERGSGRTVRLFRLHPVATDAAVPGPAS, via the coding sequence ATGGCGAGCCTCCTCGATGTGACGCGGGCCGCCGTCGCGCCGCTGACCCGCACCAGAGCATTCAGGCGCACGGCACCGACGCTGCTGCCACCGCTCGAGCGAGCCACCGCCTGGCTGAGCCGCGGTCGCGTGCAACTGAGCGGATTGCTCGTGCCTTCCCTGGTGCTGCACACGACGGGGGCGAAGTCGGGCCTGCCGCGTGACGTTCCGCTCATGTACTGCCCTGACGGCGAGATCTGCATCGTGGCCGGCAGCAACTTCGCCCGAGAACGGCATCCGGCCTGGACGGCCAATCTGATCGCGCATCCCGATGCCGCAGTCAGCATCGCCGGTCGACGGATGCCGGTGCAAGCCGAACTCATCGGGGACGACGAGCGCGATGCGGTGTGGGCCCGCATCGAGCGGCAGTGGCCCGGGTACCGCGCCTACGAGCGCGGCTCCGGTCGGACCGTTCGATTGTTCCGGCTGCACCCGGTTGCGACGGATGCAGCGGTGCCCGGTCCGGCATCCTGA
- a CDS encoding coiled-coil domain-containing protein, with amino-acid sequence MRLRTRAVAAVMAATLAVSALMATGVVSRASAEDYPSWDEVEAARSSAAATSAEVDRISDFITALTAESARLGRITIEKAAAYTVAKAELDAATRRADVLVAQRDTAVAEAADAHDRYGAIVSQLVVSGGTESLTVQLLLDHSSDTDLLYRLGAMTKLTQQAAGLEDRAESRSNEADALSAQAAVAEKERDRLASAAQAALEDAQAAEQEAGARLSAQKEASVTLQAQLASLTAQAADVEKRYEEGEAARRAAEAAAAAAAAEAAAAAAAAAEAAGDGGGGGAATPIYTGDVDSDPGAAQAYAAGAIGSYGWGGDQFGCLQRLWNKESGWRADAYNASSGAYGIPQSLPGEKMASAGVDWRTNAATQINWGLSYIAQRYGSPCSAWAHSVATDWY; translated from the coding sequence ATGCGTCTGAGAACGCGCGCTGTCGCCGCCGTGATGGCTGCCACCCTGGCCGTGTCCGCCCTGATGGCGACGGGGGTCGTCTCGCGAGCCTCGGCGGAGGACTACCCGAGTTGGGACGAGGTGGAGGCAGCGCGATCGAGCGCCGCGGCGACGAGCGCCGAGGTCGATCGCATCTCCGACTTCATAACCGCCCTCACGGCGGAGTCGGCTCGCCTCGGCAGGATCACCATCGAGAAGGCCGCCGCATACACCGTGGCGAAGGCGGAGCTCGATGCCGCGACCCGACGGGCCGACGTCCTGGTGGCACAACGTGACACAGCCGTCGCCGAGGCAGCGGACGCGCATGACCGCTACGGCGCCATCGTGTCGCAGCTCGTCGTGTCAGGCGGCACCGAGAGCCTCACCGTTCAGCTGCTTCTGGACCACTCCTCAGACACCGACCTGCTGTACCGGCTCGGCGCGATGACCAAGCTGACCCAACAGGCCGCCGGCCTGGAGGACCGTGCAGAGAGCCGCAGCAACGAGGCCGATGCGCTCAGTGCCCAGGCGGCAGTGGCCGAGAAGGAGCGTGACAGGCTCGCTTCGGCAGCGCAGGCTGCGCTCGAGGACGCGCAGGCCGCCGAGCAGGAGGCCGGCGCTCGCCTGTCCGCCCAGAAGGAGGCGAGTGTCACGTTGCAGGCGCAACTCGCCTCCCTGACAGCGCAGGCCGCCGACGTCGAGAAGCGGTACGAGGAAGGCGAGGCGGCGCGCAGGGCCGCTGAAGCCGCTGCTGCCGCCGCTGCTGCTGAGGCGGCTGCAGCAGCAGCGGCCGCGGCTGAGGCGGCGGGTGACGGCGGGGGCGGTGGTGCCGCGACCCCGATCTACACGGGCGACGTCGACTCGGACCCCGGTGCGGCACAGGCGTACGCGGCCGGCGCCATCGGCTCCTATGGATGGGGCGGGGACCAGTTCGGCTGCCTCCAGCGACTCTGGAACAAGGAGTCGGGTTGGCGTGCCGACGCCTACAACGCGTCGAGCGGTGCCTATGGGATTCCGCAGTCGCTCCCGGGGGAGAAGATGGCCTCGGCCGGCGTCGACTGGCGCACCAACGCCGCCACCCAGATCAACTGGGGGTTGTCGTACATCGCCCAGCGGTACGGCTCACCCTGCTCGGCGTGGGCGCACTCCGTCGCGACCGACTGGTACTAG
- a CDS encoding oxygenase MpaB family protein, which produces MDRLWATLAYAYAIVYGTEEDKARAVRLVNRAHSPVRGDARGGAPAYSAYDPELQLWVAATLYDTAVVVHEELFGPLRTDEADALYTAYAELGTRLQLPQGRWPDDRAAFTEYWAGMLPRLSVDSEVLALSRELMFARSLPTPLGLAMPLARLVTAGLLPATVRAAYGVRWSAGAERRFRRALAVTGAVWPWLPRPLREWPQRRSLARIRRG; this is translated from the coding sequence CTGGACCGACTGTGGGCCACGCTCGCCTACGCCTACGCGATCGTCTACGGCACAGAGGAGGACAAGGCCCGGGCCGTGCGCCTGGTGAACCGAGCGCACTCCCCCGTGCGCGGCGATGCCCGAGGCGGCGCACCCGCGTACAGCGCGTACGACCCGGAACTCCAGCTCTGGGTGGCCGCAACCCTCTACGACACGGCCGTCGTCGTGCATGAGGAGCTGTTCGGGCCGCTGCGGACCGACGAGGCCGACGCCCTGTACACGGCCTACGCGGAGCTCGGCACCAGGCTGCAGCTGCCCCAGGGTCGGTGGCCTGACGACCGTGCCGCCTTCACCGAGTACTGGGCCGGGATGCTGCCGCGCCTGTCCGTCGACTCCGAGGTGCTGGCCCTGTCGCGCGAGTTGATGTTCGCGCGCTCCCTGCCGACCCCCCTCGGGCTCGCCATGCCCCTGGCCAGGCTCGTGACCGCCGGGCTCCTCCCGGCGACTGTGCGAGCTGCCTACGGCGTCCGGTGGTCAGCGGGGGCCGAACGGCGCTTCCGGCGAGCTCTCGCCGTCACCGGCGCCGTCTGGCCCTGGCTGCCTCGCCCGCTGCGCGAGTGGCCGCAGCGCCGCAGTCTCGCGCGGATCAGGCGCGGTTGA
- a CDS encoding oxygenase MpaB family protein — MPADATDLPRFAGDGVLIAGGARAILLQLAYPPVGRGVVEHSDFAGRPWTDCGPRSPTPTRSSTAQRRTRPGPCAW, encoded by the coding sequence ATGCCAGCGGATGCCACCGACCTGCCTCGTTTCGCCGGCGACGGAGTGCTCATCGCGGGCGGAGCGCGGGCCATCCTCCTGCAGCTCGCCTACCCGCCCGTCGGACGCGGCGTCGTGGAGCACTCCGACTTCGCCGGGCGCCCCTGGACCGACTGTGGGCCACGCTCGCCTACGCCTACGCGATCGTCTACGGCACAGAGGAGGACAAGGCCCGGGCCGTGCGCCTGGTGA
- a CDS encoding glycoside hydrolase family 3 N-terminal domain-containing protein: MVGKLVRTTALALAVAVCLVGCAASETPSPAPSQTMTADVPRRVAPDPVTVEARRRLAAMTLEQRISSMLMLHFPGTDAAAIAAESLQYEPGGIILMGDNTAAGTAGVRAITAAVDAAADADAALPLLVAVDQEGGEVSRIVEDPSPGADVLRGQAASVTENAFAARADVLAAAGISVNFGIIADETSDPNSFLAGRVLGTDPAAAAEHVTAAVAGEHGRVLSTLKHFPGHGAAPGDSHSSIPTTGKSLAEWRTTDAVPFRAGIDAGAELVMFGHLEYSAVDPAPASLSAVWHRILRDELGFDGIAISDDMGMLDHSGVPALVNRSENAIAAIAAGSTMVLYVPSPDASGAAGAFDPDALVADVAAAVRAGRIPAETVDRAAMKLLRARIGLSGS, translated from the coding sequence GTGGTCGGGAAGCTGGTGCGGACGACGGCGCTCGCTCTCGCGGTCGCCGTCTGTCTCGTCGGCTGCGCAGCCTCCGAGACGCCGAGCCCCGCTCCGTCGCAGACGATGACGGCGGACGTGCCTCGCAGGGTCGCGCCCGATCCCGTCACGGTCGAAGCGCGTCGGCGTCTCGCCGCCATGACCCTCGAACAACGCATCTCGAGCATGCTCATGCTGCACTTCCCGGGTACGGATGCCGCGGCCATCGCCGCGGAGTCGCTGCAGTACGAGCCCGGCGGAATCATCCTCATGGGCGACAACACCGCAGCGGGCACGGCCGGCGTGCGAGCGATCACCGCGGCCGTCGACGCGGCCGCCGATGCGGATGCGGCGCTCCCGTTGCTCGTCGCCGTCGACCAGGAGGGCGGAGAGGTCAGCCGCATCGTCGAGGATCCGTCGCCCGGTGCCGACGTGCTGCGCGGCCAGGCGGCATCCGTCACCGAGAACGCCTTCGCGGCGCGCGCCGACGTGTTGGCTGCCGCCGGGATCTCGGTGAACTTCGGCATCATCGCCGACGAGACGAGCGACCCGAACTCGTTCCTGGCCGGTCGTGTGCTCGGCACGGATCCGGCCGCCGCCGCCGAGCACGTCACAGCAGCGGTGGCGGGGGAGCACGGCAGAGTCCTCAGCACGCTCAAGCACTTTCCGGGACACGGCGCCGCGCCCGGCGACTCGCACAGCTCGATTCCGACGACGGGGAAGTCGCTGGCGGAGTGGCGCACCACCGACGCCGTTCCGTTTCGAGCGGGCATCGACGCCGGCGCCGAGTTGGTGATGTTCGGCCACCTCGAGTACTCAGCGGTCGATCCGGCACCAGCATCCCTCTCGGCGGTGTGGCACCGCATCCTGCGGGACGAGCTCGGTTTCGACGGCATCGCGATCAGCGACGACATGGGCATGCTCGATCACTCGGGCGTCCCCGCGCTGGTGAACCGGAGTGAGAACGCGATCGCGGCCATCGCCGCAGGTTCCACCATGGTGCTCTACGTTCCGTCGCCGGATGCCTCGGGAGCGGCCGGTGCCTTCGACCCCGATGCGCTCGTCGCCGACGTGGCCGCTGCGGTGCGCGCCGGCCGCATTCCGGCTGAGACCGTCGACCGGGCTGCGATGAAGCTACTCCGGGCGCGGATCGGCCTCAGCGGATCCTGA
- a CDS encoding TMEM175 family protein, translated as MIRRRARPRTATVSTRRLEAFTDGVFAIAATLLVLDLTVNDLSGATTDAELWRGLVGMGPAIVSFAISFFLLCLLWTIHVRQFEYIVQVDGVMLVLNTLRLFGVVLIPFTTSLDSRFGDLALGQTLLPVNFFWVVLFGYLLWMRASAPGSGLIEGLSPVEAARSRRDSLSAVILGAVVVVAAPFIGSWAFLAYALDTPLSRLLSGRAPADAAEPTGIADRTEAGDARTSGSAEADPRPE; from the coding sequence GTGATCCGCAGACGCGCACGACCACGCACCGCCACGGTCTCCACCCGCCGGCTGGAGGCCTTCACCGACGGCGTGTTCGCCATCGCGGCGACCCTCCTCGTTCTCGACCTCACCGTCAACGACCTCTCGGGTGCCACGACGGATGCGGAACTCTGGCGCGGCCTCGTCGGCATGGGGCCGGCCATCGTCAGCTTCGCGATCAGCTTCTTCCTGCTCTGCCTCCTGTGGACCATCCACGTACGCCAGTTCGAGTACATCGTGCAGGTCGACGGCGTGATGCTGGTGCTCAACACCCTGCGCCTCTTCGGGGTCGTGCTCATCCCGTTCACGACGAGCCTGGACAGCAGGTTCGGTGATCTCGCGCTCGGACAGACCCTGCTGCCGGTGAACTTCTTCTGGGTGGTGCTGTTCGGCTACCTGCTCTGGATGCGCGCCTCGGCGCCCGGCAGCGGGCTCATCGAGGGCCTCAGCCCCGTCGAGGCCGCCCGAAGTCGTCGCGATTCCCTGAGTGCCGTCATCCTCGGAGCCGTCGTCGTGGTGGCGGCGCCGTTCATCGGTTCCTGGGCCTTTCTCGCCTACGCCCTCGACACCCCGCTCTCCCGCCTGCTGAGCGGACGCGCGCCTGCCGATGCAGCCGAGCCGACCGGCATCGCGGACAGAACGGAAGCGGGCGACGCCCGCACCTCAGGATCCGCTGAGGCCGATCCGCGCCCGGAGTAG
- a CDS encoding FUSC family protein, with the protein MTGPARFTARLRSSARIPLLQVTKSAIATVLAWIVAELLIPGTLPVFAAIAALLVVQPSVNQSVGRALERSFGVIAGVVIAFGIGLLFGQDSLVVLAAIVVAIFVGWALRLTPGSANQIPISVMLVLTIGAATPDYAVARIIETLIGAAMGLIVNILVVPPVLLAPAHAAVTALGIEIAATFERLADALRTSKTDAQLQEMLLTARLLRPMQAKAADALKDADESLAFNPRQQRYRVALDADDALFARMGPLVTRSLNMTRAVHDHYDAGLPDEPTVEPIVDELERAAHDLRLLVRAENSTPVEPDAQTRGVPLLTAPLRILTPHAEHWVLIGSLMEDLRRVHEEIVGAE; encoded by the coding sequence GTGACCGGCCCAGCACGTTTCACCGCCCGCCTGCGGTCGAGCGCGCGCATTCCCCTGCTGCAGGTGACGAAGTCGGCGATCGCCACCGTGCTCGCCTGGATCGTGGCCGAGCTGCTCATTCCCGGCACCCTGCCCGTGTTCGCCGCCATCGCGGCGTTGCTGGTCGTGCAGCCCAGCGTGAACCAGTCCGTCGGGCGTGCACTCGAGCGCAGCTTCGGAGTGATCGCCGGCGTCGTCATAGCCTTCGGCATCGGTCTGCTCTTCGGACAGGACAGCCTGGTGGTGCTGGCAGCCATCGTCGTGGCCATCTTCGTCGGGTGGGCGCTTCGGCTCACACCGGGGTCGGCCAACCAGATCCCGATCAGCGTCATGCTCGTGCTCACCATCGGCGCCGCGACACCCGACTACGCTGTCGCCCGCATCATCGAGACGCTGATCGGCGCCGCCATGGGCCTGATCGTGAACATCCTCGTCGTGCCGCCGGTGCTGCTCGCACCGGCGCATGCGGCCGTCACCGCCCTCGGCATCGAGATCGCGGCGACCTTCGAGCGCCTGGCCGACGCCCTCCGCACCTCGAAGACCGACGCCCAGCTCCAGGAGATGCTGCTGACGGCGAGATTGCTGCGGCCCATGCAGGCCAAGGCCGCCGATGCGCTGAAGGATGCCGACGAATCACTCGCCTTCAACCCGCGTCAGCAGCGCTACAGGGTCGCTCTCGACGCCGATGACGCCCTCTTCGCCCGCATGGGACCACTGGTCACGCGATCGCTCAACATGACGCGGGCCGTGCACGACCACTACGACGCCGGCCTGCCCGACGAGCCGACGGTCGAGCCGATCGTCGACGAACTGGAGCGGGCGGCTCACGACCTGCGTCTCCTGGTGCGCGCCGAGAACAGCACCCCCGTCGAACCGGACGCGCAGACCCGGGGAGTGCCCCTTCTCACGGCACCGCTGCGCATCCTCACGCCGCACGCCGAACACTGGGTGCTCATCGGATCGCTCATGGAGGATCTCCGCCGTGTGCACGAGGAGATCGTGGGTGCCGAGTGA
- a CDS encoding winged helix DNA-binding domain-containing protein, protein MAADSQQRELLRLRLTAHGIGGTDTPVGVLERLLAVQAQDFAGARWGIGIRSGATDAAVLAAFDSGELVRAWTMRGTLFAVPAVDLGWMLSLTGPRMLAQAATRRVQLGIDDAMLDRVRSISAEALDTADDLSREEFMALLVENDIDPTGQRGYHLIAHLAQTGFWCWGPVRDGVQRLVPSEHWIRRPRSLDREQALAEFVTRYLRGHGPATVRDFAGWSKLTLTDSRLALEIARADGRIVQYDDDAGLWAASDADLSPATDAEKRAFAASVHLLPGFDEYYLGYTDRRAFIDPENEDAVVPGANGVFQPTIVAAGRVIGTWRRSATRRGVGVETRPFDAASVTARRAKAIARGSADYAAFLDRPHVAAQ, encoded by the coding sequence ATGGCGGCGGATTCACAGCAACGCGAACTGCTCAGGCTGCGCCTCACCGCGCACGGCATCGGCGGCACCGACACCCCGGTAGGAGTGCTCGAGCGGTTGCTCGCCGTGCAGGCGCAGGACTTCGCCGGGGCGCGCTGGGGCATCGGCATCCGTTCCGGTGCGACGGATGCGGCGGTACTGGCTGCATTCGACAGCGGAGAGCTGGTGCGGGCCTGGACCATGCGCGGCACCCTGTTCGCCGTGCCTGCCGTCGATCTCGGCTGGATGCTCTCGCTCACCGGACCGCGCATGCTGGCGCAGGCGGCGACGCGACGGGTGCAGCTCGGAATCGACGACGCCATGCTCGATCGAGTGCGCTCCATCTCCGCAGAGGCACTCGACACCGCCGACGACCTCTCGCGAGAGGAGTTCATGGCTCTGCTCGTCGAGAACGACATCGACCCGACCGGACAGCGCGGCTACCACCTCATCGCCCATCTCGCCCAGACGGGCTTCTGGTGCTGGGGTCCGGTGCGGGACGGCGTCCAGCGACTGGTGCCGAGTGAGCACTGGATCCGGCGACCGAGGTCACTCGACCGCGAGCAGGCCCTGGCCGAGTTCGTGACGCGTTACCTGCGCGGGCATGGCCCGGCCACCGTTCGCGACTTCGCCGGCTGGAGCAAGCTCACCCTCACCGACTCCCGCCTCGCACTCGAGATCGCGCGCGCCGATGGCCGCATCGTGCAGTACGACGACGACGCCGGCCTGTGGGCCGCATCCGACGCCGATCTCTCCCCGGCGACGGATGCCGAGAAGCGCGCGTTCGCGGCATCAGTTCACCTGCTCCCGGGCTTCGACGAGTACTACCTGGGCTACACCGACCGGCGCGCCTTCATCGACCCCGAGAACGAGGACGCCGTGGTGCCCGGTGCCAACGGCGTGTTCCAGCCCACTATCGTCGCGGCGGGCCGCGTGATCGGCACCTGGCGGCGTTCGGCGACGCGGCGCGGCGTCGGCGTCGAGACCCGACCGTTCGACGCGGCATCCGTCACAGCCAGGCGAGCGAAGGCCATCGCCCGCGGCTCCGCCGACTATGCGGCATTCCTCGATCGGCCGCACGTGGCGGCGCAGTAG
- a CDS encoding ABC-F family ATP-binding cassette domain-containing protein, with the protein MLAVHDLEIRVGARVLMQDVNFRVSDGDKIGLVGRNGAGKTTLTKTLAGETLPTGGRIDRSGEIGYLPQDPRSGDPEELARTRILNARGLGSLVQGMHEATIAMASEDTAVSEAGMKKYGSLTDRFQALGGYAAEAEAASIASNLNLPDRILDQPLKTLSGGQRRRIELARILFSDAGTMILDEPTNHLDADSIVWLRDFLKNYKGGFIVITHDVELVGETVNRVFYLDANRTVIDIYNMGWKHYQRQRAADEERRKKERSNAEKKAGVLQMQAAKFGAKASKAAAAHQMVARAEKLLSGLEEVRAVDRVAKLRFPTPAPCGRTPLQASDLSKSYGSLEIFTAVDLAIDRGSKVVIIGLNGAGKTTLLRILGGVDQPDTGQVEPGHGLRVGYFAQEHETIDVKSTVLQNMVSSSPSLTETEARKVLGSFLFTGDDSHKLAGVLSGGEKTRLALAMIVVSGANVLLLDEPTNNLDPASRAEILDALAHFEGAVVLVSHDPGAVEALNPERVLILPDGVEDHWNAEYADLIALA; encoded by the coding sequence GTGCTCGCCGTACACGACCTCGAGATCCGCGTGGGGGCGCGCGTGCTGATGCAGGACGTGAACTTCCGGGTCTCCGACGGAGACAAGATCGGTCTGGTGGGTCGCAATGGAGCGGGCAAGACGACACTGACGAAGACGCTCGCCGGGGAGACCCTCCCCACCGGCGGACGCATCGACCGCAGTGGGGAGATCGGCTACCTGCCCCAGGACCCGCGCTCGGGTGATCCCGAGGAGCTCGCTCGCACCCGCATCCTGAACGCTCGCGGCCTCGGCTCGCTCGTCCAGGGGATGCACGAGGCCACCATCGCGATGGCCAGCGAGGACACCGCTGTCAGCGAGGCCGGCATGAAGAAGTACGGTTCGCTCACCGACCGCTTCCAGGCCCTCGGAGGCTACGCGGCCGAGGCCGAGGCCGCGTCCATCGCGTCGAACCTCAACCTGCCCGATCGCATCCTCGACCAGCCGTTGAAGACGCTCTCCGGTGGTCAGCGTCGTCGCATCGAGCTGGCCCGCATCCTGTTCTCGGATGCCGGGACGATGATTCTCGACGAGCCGACGAACCACCTCGACGCCGACTCCATCGTCTGGCTGCGCGACTTCCTCAAGAACTACAAGGGCGGCTTCATCGTGATCACCCACGATGTCGAACTCGTGGGGGAGACCGTCAACCGCGTCTTCTACCTCGATGCCAACCGCACAGTCATCGACATCTACAACATGGGCTGGAAGCACTACCAGCGCCAGCGTGCCGCCGACGAGGAGCGCCGCAAGAAGGAGCGCTCCAACGCGGAGAAGAAGGCAGGCGTCCTGCAGATGCAGGCGGCGAAGTTCGGTGCGAAGGCGTCGAAGGCCGCAGCGGCGCACCAGATGGTCGCCCGGGCCGAGAAACTGCTCTCGGGCCTCGAGGAGGTGCGGGCCGTCGATCGGGTGGCGAAGCTGCGCTTCCCGACCCCTGCGCCCTGCGGACGCACTCCGTTGCAGGCTTCGGATCTGTCGAAGAGCTACGGTTCGCTCGAGATCTTCACCGCGGTCGACCTCGCGATCGATCGCGGTTCCAAGGTCGTCATCATCGGCCTGAACGGTGCGGGCAAGACGACGCTCCTGCGCATCCTCGGCGGCGTGGACCAGCCCGACACGGGTCAGGTCGAGCCGGGTCACGGGCTGCGTGTCGGCTACTTCGCCCAGGAGCACGAGACCATCGACGTGAAGAGCACCGTGCTGCAGAACATGGTGTCATCGTCGCCGAGCCTGACCGAGACCGAGGCCCGCAAGGTGCTCGGCTCGTTCCTGTTCACCGGCGACGACTCGCACAAGCTCGCCGGTGTGCTCTCCGGTGGCGAGAAGACCCGCCTCGCTCTCGCGATGATCGTCGTCTCCGGCGCCAACGTGCTGCTTCTGGACGAGCCGACGAACAACCTCGACCCCGCGAGCCGTGCCGAGATCCTCGACGCGCTCGCACACTTCGAGGGTGCCGTCGTCCTGGTCTCCCACGACCCAGGAGCCGTCGAGGCGCTCAACCCCGAGCGCGTGCTGATCCTGCCGGATGGCGTCGAAGACCACTGGAACGCCGAGTACGCCGACCTGATCGCGCTGGCGTAG
- a CDS encoding SURF1 family cytochrome oxidase biogenesis protein, with protein sequence MNGWSFAFSRRWIGYLALVVVFALVCVSLGFWQIARRAEALAEIDRVESNWSAEPVPLGDALPELDSFDISQKYLPVEMTGVYLTDDQRLARNRPRDGSPGFEVLTPLQLADGTVFIVDRGWLPTGSRQDAPDVIPEPPSGEVTVVARLKAGEPRLAGRSASGNEVATIELADMGELVGEPTYTGAYGLLDSEVPAAASRPSAAEKPALDEGPHLSYAFQWFVFALLGFIGFGWAVRNEYRMLNADDPDERERALERERRRARKAKTDAAVEDEILDAEHVSGR encoded by the coding sequence GTGAACGGCTGGTCATTCGCCTTCAGCAGACGATGGATCGGCTACCTCGCCCTGGTCGTCGTCTTCGCGCTCGTCTGCGTGTCGCTCGGGTTCTGGCAGATAGCGCGCCGCGCCGAGGCCCTGGCCGAGATCGACCGGGTCGAGAGCAACTGGAGCGCCGAGCCCGTTCCGCTCGGTGATGCCCTGCCCGAGCTGGACTCGTTCGACATCTCCCAGAAGTACCTGCCCGTGGAGATGACGGGGGTGTACCTGACGGACGACCAGCGCCTCGCCCGCAATCGTCCCCGCGACGGCAGCCCCGGCTTCGAGGTGCTCACTCCCCTGCAGCTCGCCGACGGCACGGTGTTCATCGTCGACCGCGGCTGGCTCCCGACGGGGTCACGACAGGATGCTCCCGACGTGATTCCCGAGCCACCGTCGGGTGAGGTGACCGTGGTCGCGCGGCTGAAGGCGGGCGAGCCGCGCCTGGCCGGCCGGAGTGCATCCGGCAACGAAGTCGCCACGATCGAACTCGCCGACATGGGCGAGCTCGTTGGGGAGCCGACCTACACCGGGGCCTATGGCCTCCTCGACTCCGAGGTGCCGGCAGCGGCGAGCCGTCCATCGGCGGCTGAGAAGCCGGCCCTCGATGAAGGCCCGCACCTCTCGTACGCATTCCAGTGGTTCGTCTTCGCGCTGCTCGGCTTCATCGGCTTCGGCTGGGCTGTTCGCAACGAGTACCGGATGCTGAACGCCGACGACCCCGACGAGCGCGAGCGCGCCCTCGAGCGCGAACGACGTCGTGCCAGGAAGGCGAAGACCGATGCGGCCGTCGAGGACGAGATCCTCGACGCCGAGCACGTCTCCGGCCGCTGA
- a CDS encoding DUF3099 domain-containing protein, producing MKQPSSITSLPASPDAERRARVIKYSIMMSIRVLCVLAMLFARGAWLWVFAAGAIILPYIAVVVANVKTTSGSRTPLRPGSIVLSDRSSDDDSRRPGDDA from the coding sequence ATGAAACAGCCCTCCTCGATCACCAGCCTTCCGGCCTCCCCGGATGCGGAACGACGCGCTCGAGTCATCAAGTACTCGATCATGATGTCGATCCGTGTGCTGTGCGTGCTCGCGATGCTGTTCGCCCGAGGGGCATGGCTCTGGGTCTTCGCAGCCGGAGCGATCATCCTGCCCTACATCGCCGTCGTCGTGGCGAACGTGAAGACCACCTCGGGTTCACGCACTCCGCTGCGGCCGGGTTCGATCGTGCTCAGCGACCGCAGCTCGGACGACGACAGCCGACGACCCGGGGACGACGCGTGA